The following are encoded in a window of Castanea sativa cultivar Marrone di Chiusa Pesio chromosome 5, ASM4071231v1 genomic DNA:
- the LOC142637326 gene encoding putative disease resistance protein At4g27220, with product MEMLGSFLELGKIISAPIIEYYNHYRGADEHLKNLKRKRDDLECKKSDIELEMRAELVPGKKPKREVKSWLQKVETINEEIQKIEQEAIRGKYLSRMHFGRVACKKILEVTELIDQSCGFGDCLVIGPPVRNGDELPTRALVGESTAKRTLEKIWEHLLDEDFRIIGVYGMGGIGKTTVMKEINNRLLKERDKFNYVIWVTVSKAFNVIKLQNDIACQLNLENELSKFKDETTRAGTLYAELKKRKRYVLILDDMWKAFPLEIVGIPEPTSANGCKLVLTTRDVNVCNGMNCVNIKMELLSIKESWDLFLKTVVCDVSNIPKDVVEGVVKECAQLPLAIITVAGSLKNVVDISEWRNTLNELKTPVKGLEHVDVVFQKLRLSYKRLNDKKLQRCLLFCALYPEDYEIYRENLIVHLIDEGVIKSMSKRQAMLDKGHTMLNKLENACLLEGGSHDEKEYFVKMHDLIRDMALQIAGPKFMVSGDVPDEEEWGKDVEKVSLLSNRESEFPYISPKCPKLSTLLLQGYATIPDSFFVHLHGLKVLHVFGGRIESLPNSISDLENLTSLRIYRCFDLKRVPSLAKLTALRSLDLLESATKEIPHGLEKLINLRYLSLRAYNQEMPPGILPKLSQLQVLKLNCGSNSLTVNGEEIVRLKKLDFFKGKFCGLNDFNTYLESLEGGPSHYVYCARKTKPASELGETVKLLPKDVQVLAIFGGQNLRFFYKCTKSVCIRECEDIEDVLSYSCTFPLQSLEIVQLVKLDKLLVLFREEKVTPAPMVPPGTFSRLKEFTICECPNIKQLFALGVHLNLANLEQIAVFRCLQLEEIIARPEASDEVDEGAKEIVEIFPRLRRLTLVLSPELNTIGSSSNVILCDSLDSIEIEECPKLKRLPLSLRRINGQLSSPPSSLQIKIEKERWELLEWDNHDMKMVLEPCCEFLF from the coding sequence ATGGAGATGTTAGGCTCATTTCTTGAGCTTGGGAAAATAATTTCGGCTCCGATTATTGAATATTATAATCATTACAGAGGTGCTGATGAACATTTGAAAAATCTAAAGAGAAAACGAGATGATTTAGAATGCAAAAAGTCGGACATAGAATTAGAAATGAGGGCAGAACTTGTTCcaggaaagaaaccaaaaagagAAGTTAAATCTTGGCTCCAAAAGGTAGAAACTATTAATGAGGAGATACAAAAGATTGAGCAAGAGGCTATCAGAGGGAAGTATCTCTCACGTATGCACTTTGGAAGAGTTGCTTGCAAGAAGATACTAGAGGTGACAGAATTAATTGATCAAAGTTGTGGTTTCGGTGATTGTTTGGTAATTGGTCCACCTGTAAGGAATGGAGATGAATTGCCAACAAGAGCATTAGTGGGAGAGAGTACAGCCAAAAGAACATTGGAAAAGATTTGGGAACACTTGTTAGATGAAGATTTTAGAATAATTGGTGTTTACGGCATGGGAGGAATTGGTAAAACAACTGTGATGAAAGAAATCAATAATCGCctattgaaagagagagacaagtTCAATTATGTAATTTGGGTTACCGTATCGAAGGCATTCAATGTTATCAAACTACAAAATGACATTGCATGCCAGTTGAATCTAGAGAATGAACTCTCAAAGTTCAAGGATGAAACAACGAGGGCAGGGACGTTGTATGCAGAAttgaaaaaaaggaagaggtaTGTGCTAATCCTAGATGATATGTGGAAAGCATTTCCTTTGGAAATTGTAGGGATCCCAGAGCCTACTTCAGCAAATGGTTGCAAATTGGTATTGACGACTCGAGATGTTAATGTTTGTAATGGAATGAattgtgtaaatattaaaatggaGCTTCTTTCAATAAAAGAGTCATgggatttgtttttgaaaacagtgGTCTGTGATGTTTCGAATATTCCAAAAGATGTTGTGGAAGGAGTTGTCAAAGAATGTGCTCAATTGCCTCTTGCAATCATCACTGTAGCAGGAAGTTTGAAAAATGTAGTCGATATTTCAGAGTGGAGGAACACATTGAATGAGTTGAAGACACCAGTGAAGGGCCTCGAACATGTAGATGTAGTATTTCAGAAGCTTCGACTTAGTTATAAACGCTTAAACGATAAGAAACTCCAACGTTGTCTCTTGTTTTGTGCCCTATACCCTGAAGACTACGAGATTTATAGAGAAAATTTGATAGTGCATTTGATTGATGAGGGAGTCATAAAAAGCATGAGTAAAAGGCAAGCAATGCTGGATAAGGGCCATACTAtgttgaataaacttgaaaatgcCTGCTTATTAGAAGGTGGGTCCCATGATGAAAAAGAGTATTTTGTGAAGATGCACGATCTAATAAGAGACATGGCCCTTCAGATTGCAGGTCCCAAGTTCATGGTATCAGGAGATGTTCCTGATGAAGAAGAATGGGGAAAGGATGTTGAAAAGGTTTCTTTGTTAAGCAACCGTGAATCAGAGTTTCCTTATATATCACCAAAGTGTCCTAAGCTTTCGACTTTGCTTCTACAAGGATATGCAACCATCCCAGATTCATTTTTTGTGCATTTGCATGGACTCAAAGTTCTTCATGTATTTGGTGGTAGGATTGAATCTTTGCCGAATTCGATCTCTGACTTGGAGAATCTTACTTCATTAAGAATTTACCGTTGTTTTGATTTAAAGCGTGTGCCTTCATTAGCAAAGCTTACAGCATTAAGGAGCTTGGATCTTTTGGAATCTGCAACGAAAGAAATACCTCATGGTTTGGAAAAGTTGATCAATTTGAGATACCTCAGTCTTCGTGCATACAATCAAGAGATGCCACCTGGGATTTTACCCAAACTCTCTCAACTCCAGGTTCTCAAACTTAATTGTGGGTCAAATTCTTTAACAGTGAATGGAGAGGAGATAGTAAGGTTGaagaaattagatttttttaaaggcAAATTTTGTGGCTTGAATGACTTCAATACATATCTTGAATCCTTAGAGGGAGGACCTAGCCACTACGTGTATTGTGCGAGAAAAACAAAGCCAGCTAGCGAGTTGGGTGAAACTGTAAAACTGCTCCCAAAGGACGTTCAGGTCCTAGCAATTTTCGGAGGTCagaatttaagatttttttacaaatgcaCGAAGTCCGTTTGTATCAGGGAGTGTGAAGATATAGAAGACGTTCTTTCTTATTCTTGCACCTTTCCTCTTCAAAGCCTTGAGATTGTACAGCTCGTAAAATTGGATAAGTTACTGGTACTATTTAGGGAAGAGAAAGTCACACCAGCACCAATGGTCCCACCTGGCACCTTTTCCCGCCTCAAAGAATTTACAATATGTGAGTGTCCGAATATAAAGCAGCTCTTTGCGCTTGGGGTGCACCTAAACCTGGCCAACCTGGAACAGATTGCTGTCTTTCGGTGTCTGCAATTAGAGGAAATAATAGCTAGGCCTGAAGCATCTGATGAAGTTGACGAAGGAGCAAAAGAAATTGTAGAAATATTCCCCCGCTTGAGGAGATTGACATTAGTGCTTTCACCGGAGCTGAATACCATAGGCAGTAGCAGTAATGTAATACTTTGTGATTCTCTCGATTCTATTGAGATAGAAGAGTGCCCGAAGCTTAAGAGATTACCTCTTTCTCTGCGCCGTATCAATGGACAACTATCTTCTCCGCCTTCTTCATTACAAatcaaaatagagaaagaaaggtgGGAATTGCTGGAATGggacaatcatgatatgaagaTGGTCCTTGAACCTTGCTGTGAGTTCTTATTTTAA
- the LOC142633367 gene encoding mediator of RNA polymerase II transcription subunit 9 gives MDNFNSGGNWSMIPSIPTHSHSNTSTPSNQDHLYLSPQQPQSQSQQFQLHPQQQQQQMHYQQQQQQQQQQQRILQQQQQQQQQQQQQQHQHQSLASHFHLLHMVENLAEVIDHGTRDQQSDTLVTDLNNHFEKCQLLLNSIASSIPTKAMTVDSQKRKLEESEQLLNQRRDLIAKYRSSVEGLIKSEP, from the exons atggaTAATTTCAACTCAGGAGGAAATTGGAGTATGATCCCATCCATCCCGACCCACAGCCACAGCAACACCTCTACACCTTCCAATCAAGACCACCTCTACCTCAGTCCCCAACAACCACAATCCCAATCTCAACAGTTTCAACTTCatccacaacaacaacaacaacaaatgcattatcagcagcagcagcagcaacaacaacaacaacagcgtatccttcaacaacaacaacagcagcagcaacagcaacaacagcaacagcatCAGCACCAATCACTCGCCTCTCACTTCCACCTCTTACAT ATGGTGGAGAATTTAGCGGAAGTTATTGACCATGGAACCAGGGACCAGCAATCAGATACTTTG GTGACTGATTTGAACAACCACTTTGAGAAGTGCCAGCTTCTGTTGAATTCAATTGCGTCTTCAATTCCCACCAAGGCTATG ACGGTTGACAGTCAGAAGCGGAAGCTGGAGGAAAGTGAGCAGTTGTTGAATCAGCGGAG GGATCTGATTGCAAAGTACCGAAGCTCTGTTGAAGGACTTATCAAGTCCGAGCCATAA